A genomic window from Sceloporus undulatus isolate JIND9_A2432 ecotype Alabama chromosome 9, SceUnd_v1.1, whole genome shotgun sequence includes:
- the LOC121916198 gene encoding keratin-associated protein 5-1-like yields the protein MPRRRIYAAGREPYFNLNSTWYDPAGSWLDNRRKPFRYVVNTACASCDKRCDVPRRGGHNYRCYGYRNSSCRSEYNPRLVCGFRNPSGGPRDYWGRPIGDSCDGNTGGVYTNEESVDGSCCGGSGGCGAGGGSMACAQPSASVGGCGGIGVCSEPGCRSSRGLQTSGASVCAEPCGSTSGGCGGGRRGVCSEPGCRSSRRRRSVCSETCSRSSGGCQPYGRGVCAEPWGSYSGGCGRGGRGVCAEP from the coding sequence ATGCCAAGACGAAGAATCTACGCTGCTGGGAGAGAGCCCTACTTCAACTTGAACTCGACATGGTATGACCCTGCAGGGTCCTGGCTGGACAACCGTCGTAAACCATTCCGCTATGTAGTAAACACCGCCTGTGCATCCTGCGACAAGAGATGTGACGTGCCAAGAAGGGGAGGCCACAATTACAGATGCTACGGCTACCGCAACTCATCGTGTAGATCAGAATATAACCCTAGACTCGTATGTGGTTTTCGCAACCCCTCGGGAGGACCCCGCGACTACTGGGGGAGACCGATAGGCGATTCCTGTGATGGAAATACCGGTGGAGTCTACACCAACGAAGAGTCAGTCGATGGATCGTGCTGCGGAGGTTCAGgaggatgtggtgctggaggtggAAGCATGGCATGCGCCCAGCCGTCTGCTTCAGTGGGAGGATGTGGAGGAATAGGAGTATGTTCTGAGCCAGGGTGCAGATCTTCAAGAGGGCTGCAAACTTCAGGGGCATCCGTATGCGCAGAGCCATGTGGGAGCACATCAGGaggatgtggaggaggaagaagaggagtatGTTCTGAGCCAGGCTGTCGCTCCTCCAGAAGAAGAAGATCAGTGTGCTCTGAAACATGTAGCAGATCTTCCGGAGGATGCCAACCCTATGGGAGAGGAGTATGTGCGGAGCCATGGGGTTCATATTCAGGTGGATGTggtagaggaggaagaggggtatGCGCTGAGCCCTGA
- the LOC121915297 gene encoding keratin-associated protein 10-4-like: MYASEFDCCEDSCNDYGRSVLSEPCGGYSGGRSVCFEPSCGASGSSCHSVRPTAGVGCCGTPPQQYCPPRQKYCSPVQQYCPPVQKCCAPQQKYCPPVQKCCAPQQKYCPPVQKCCAPQQKYCPPVQKCCAPQQKYCPPVQKCCAPQQKYCPPVQKCCAPQQKYCPPVQKCCAPQQKYCPPVQKYCAPQQNYCPPVQKCCTPQQKYCGAPLQRCCSPTQQGGLQGHQGYAAIGGAGICQKTQVCSVPGFLKK; the protein is encoded by the exons ATGTACGCTTCTGAATTTGATTGCTGTGAGGACTCATGCAACGATTATGGAAGATCTGTACTGTCTGAACCATGTGGGGGCTATTCTGGAGGGCGGTCGGTCTGCTTTGAACCATCGTGTGGTGCATCCGGGTCCTCCTGCCACTCCGTGAGGCCAACAGCAGGAGTCGGATGCTGTGGCACACCTCCTCAGCAGTACTGTCCACCGAGGCAAAAATACTGCTCTCCAGTCCAACAGTATTGTCCTCCAGTGCAGAAGTGCTGCGCACCCCAGCAGAAGTATTGTCCTCCAGTGCAGAAGTGCTGTGCACCCCAGCAGAAGTATTGTCCCCCGGTGCAGAAGTGCTGCGCACCTCAGCAGAAGTATTGTCCTCCGGTGCAGAAGTGCTGCGCACCTCAGCAGAAGTATTGTCCTCCGGTGCAGAAGTGCTGCGCACCTCAGCAGAAGTATTGTCCTCCGGTGCAGAAGTGCTGCGCACCCCAGCAGAAGTATTGTCCTCCGGTGCAGAAGTGCTGCGCACCTCAGCAGAAGTATTGTCCTCCAGTACAGAAATACTGCGCACCCCAGCAAAACTACTGTCCCCCAGTGCAGAAATGCTGCACGCCCCAGCAGAAGTATT GCGGTGCGCCTCTTCAGCGGTGTTGCTCACCAACCCAACAAGGCGGCCTGCAAGGCCATCAAGGCTACGCAGCCATCGGAGGAGCTGGGATCTGCCAGAAGACACAAGTGTGCAGCGTGCCGGGATTTCTGAAGAAGTAG